The Campylobacter sp. CNRCH_2014_0184h DNA window CACATCCACCACTTCTCCATTGGGAGCATCTGGCAAACAAAGATCTACAAAAGCCATAAAATAATCATTTTTCACTAATTCTTTAGCACTATTCATATCAAAAGCAACATCTACTTTTAAACCCAAAGTGTTTTCTACTTTTTTTGCTAAAAGCTTTGTAAGCATTTTGTTATCATCAATAATTAAAATTTTTTCTTCCATAGTCAACTCTCTTTATAATTTAAAAGTATAATTATAACATATAGAAATTTACTTTTTGTTTTTAAAGTAAAGTTCTAGTAAATTCTAAAGCCTCTTGTGTGATATTTTCCCCGCTTACCATTCTAGCAAGTTCTCTTACTCTTTCTTCTTTTTCTATTTTTCTTACCCTACTTTCATTTCCTATTTTTTCTACTAAAAAATGATTGCTTGCTTTTGATGAAAGCTGTGGTAAATGTGAAATTGCAAAAATTTGATAAAACTTAGCAAGCTCTTTTAATACTTCAGCTATACTCATAGCTTCTTTGCCACTTAAATTTGCATCAATTTCATCTAAAAATATTATCCCACTAGCTTTATTAGTAACATTGCATTCTGTTGCAATAAAAGAAAGTCTTAGACGGTTTATCTCGCCTGAACTTAAATTTTTTAAACTAGCCTCATTGATATTTAAACTCACTTCATCTTTACCTAAAATACTTAAAGCACAATCTTTAAGTTCTAATTTAACTTCTTTCATATAAAGTTTTTCAAGATAAAAATTCAGTAATTTTTCAAGCTCTTTTAATCTTTTTTTACGCAAAGTACTTAATTTTTGACTTTTTTCATCTAAAAGTATTTTAGTACTTTGTACTTTTTCTTCTAATTCCTTTTTTTCAAAACTTAAATTTTCATAATGAGCTAATTCTGCCTTTTTCTTCTCTAAAGCTTCTAAAGCTTCTTCTATGCTTCCATATTTTGAAATCAAAGAAGAAAGTTTTTCTATCCTATCAAGTACTTCTTCTATATCAAAATCAAAATCATCAAAACTTTGATTTTCCCACACTGCCCTTAGTTCATTTAAACACTCTGAAAAAAATGAACTATCAACATCACTAATTTGCAAAGCTTCAATCACTGCTGATTCTAATTCAAAAATTCTGCTTGCCCTATTCCAAGCAGCGTCAATTTTATCTTTTTTCGAAAGTCTTTTTTTAAAACTCATCAACTCATCAAATTCACCTATTTTTGGGTTAATACTTTGAATTTTTTGTATTTCAAAGCTCGTAAATTCTTTTAATTCTTCTACTTTTTTTTCTTCTTCTTGAATTTTTTCTAATTTAGTTTTATTTTCCATATATTCTTTATAAATATTTTTATATTCATTTAAAAAATCTTGAAATTTCTTATCCTCTTTTGATTGCATAAAATCAAGTAAGTTTAAAAATCTTTCATTTGAGAACTCATTATTTTCCTTAGCTGAAAGATATTTTACAAATTTCTTAGAAAGCAAGGCTAAATTCTTTTTTGAAATAAGTTGATTATTGATAAAATAACGCGAGCTTTTATCTTTTAAAAGTTTAAATACATTTAATTCTTCATTTTCGATACCAAACTCATCTAATTCAAGTTTATCATTTAATAAAATTTCTACCATTTTAGCTTCACTCTCACTTAGAGCAAATGCTGCCAAAATAGCCTTAAAAAGCACAGACTTTCCAGCACCACTTAAACCAGTAAAGACAGTAAGTCCCGCTTCTAATTCTAATTTTGCCTGTTTAAAACCTAAATTTTCTTTGATTAAAATACTCTCTATCATCACTTACCCCAATTTAACTTTTCTTTTAAAACTTGGAAATAATCTCTATCTTTTTTATGTATAAAACTAAGTTCTTTTTTGCTAAGTCCTATAAGAATTTTATCATATTCTTTAGGATCAATCACTTCTTGTCCATCTAAATACAACAAACAATGCTCAACTTTCAATTCAAGCTCAAAGCCATAAGGTAAAACTATGGGCCTTTGAGTTAAAGAATGAGAGCAAACTGGAGTTAGAACAAAAATTTCACTCCAAGGATGCACTATAGGCCCACCTGCACTAATATTATAAGCAGTCGAGCCACTTGAGCTAGCTATAATCAAACCATCTCCATAATAAGCATTAAAAAGTTTATTTTCAAAAAAAACTTCTACATTTGCCATTAAAGCATTATCACGAGAAAAAACCGCATCATTAAAAGCAAATTTTTTAATGATTTTATTTTTTTTATACAAGGTAATTTGAAGCATTTTGGCTTTTTCTATTTTAAAATCACTTTTAAAAAAATCTTTAAAAAAACTTTCTACCTCATTAAAAGAAAGAGCTGTTAAAAAACCTAAATTTCCTGCATTTATACCCAAAATAGGCTTTTTAGCTTGATAAACTTGTCTACATAAAGACAAAAGTGTACCATCTCCACCCAGAGAAATCAAAAAATCTAATTCTTGTAAATCTTTTAGATTAATTTTTTCTTGCTCTAGCAACACAAGCTCTATATTTTTTTGCAAAAAAATTGCTCTTAAAAAATCAATTTGCTCATTTAAATTTGTATTTAACCTACAAAATAAGCCTATTTTTTGAATTTTTTCTATATTTATATTTTTTTTCATAAAAAAATTATAACAAAACTTAGCTAAGCAAAAGAATAAAATACTATAATAAC harbors:
- a CDS encoding AAA family ATPase — its product is MIESILIKENLGFKQAKLELEAGLTVFTGLSGAGKSVLFKAILAAFALSESEAKMVEILLNDKLELDEFGIENEELNVFKLLKDKSSRYFINNQLISKKNLALLSKKFVKYLSAKENNEFSNERFLNLLDFMQSKEDKKFQDFLNEYKNIYKEYMENKTKLEKIQEEEKKVEELKEFTSFEIQKIQSINPKIGEFDELMSFKKRLSKKDKIDAAWNRASRIFELESAVIEALQISDVDSSFFSECLNELRAVWENQSFDDFDFDIEEVLDRIEKLSSLISKYGSIEEALEALEKKKAELAHYENLSFEKKELEEKVQSTKILLDEKSQKLSTLRKKRLKELEKLLNFYLEKLYMKEVKLELKDCALSILGKDEVSLNINEASLKNLSSGEINRLRLSFIATECNVTNKASGIIFLDEIDANLSGKEAMSIAEVLKELAKFYQIFAISHLPQLSSKASNHFLVEKIGNESRVRKIEKEERVRELARMVSGENITQEALEFTRTLL
- a CDS encoding NAD(+)/NADH kinase, encoding MKKNINIEKIQKIGLFCRLNTNLNEQIDFLRAIFLQKNIELVLLEQEKINLKDLQELDFLISLGGDGTLLSLCRQVYQAKKPILGINAGNLGFLTALSFNEVESFFKDFFKSDFKIEKAKMLQITLYKKNKIIKKFAFNDAVFSRDNALMANVEVFFENKLFNAYYGDGLIIASSSGSTAYNISAGGPIVHPWSEIFVLTPVCSHSLTQRPIVLPYGFELELKVEHCLLYLDGQEVIDPKEYDKILIGLSKKELSFIHKKDRDYFQVLKEKLNWGK